The stretch of DNA tcggtcggatcgggaagacgtatgactacttcctctatgttgtgtcaacgcttccgcagttggTATGCGTGGGTACgtaaacaacactctcccctctcgttgctgtgcatcaccatgatcttgcgtgtgcgtaggaaaattttgaaattactacgtttcccaacaaaatTACCCCTTCCCGTTTCAGACAGGGCGATAAAGTCCAATCTATGTTCGATAGAAGCATCCGCTAGaaatcttcttttagccaagtctttcataCCTCTGCTATTCCCAAAAATTCCTCTCATAATTTATCATGAAATTTTTTGGTCGTACGGTTCCTAGTGCTTCTACGCACCGCCGAAGCTGGATAGATCTTACACTTCCACTTACGTTTAGGCTTGTTTTGGTCCTCCATCCGGTCCTCACAACCGGACTCCATGGACCTAACACTCCGATCCTCGAGGGTGCAATATCCCCTAGGGGTATGGAATCGTCATCCTCCTCTGTCTCAGGGAGGGATGGGGCAATATCTGCACAGAAAGTGTCTAGCACGCTAACTCCTAAAGCATCAATGTCTGAATCATTCATAGGTTTTACCTCTGCTAGGTTGCGAATCAGTTCTAAAGCGCGTTCCGCTTCAAGATCCAAGATATCATTAACGGATTTAGATATTTCACTATCATCACTACCTAGTGAAATTCCTAACTGATTTGCATTATGAATAATCTCATCATTACAAAAATGCAGAATGGAATTGTAAGTGTTAACTGACATACCAGTAGTGATCTCAatatcacgaagcttggccgcccgctTGGCGCACCTCagctgcatgtcatcaacatcCGGCTGGTCCTGGAGACGGCAGCTCAACCGTCACCCCTCAGAAATAGGATCCGGAATGCCTCCAAAAGCGATGACCTCCTCTTGAGTGGCCCTGGTTGGGGTAAGGCCTCCACCCCCCCAACACACGACCAGGCTGCAACACCCGGAGAGGCACGAAGATACACCATAAGAATCGGCGGGGATGCCAACGTCCCCGGCGAGCCCGAGGGAAGAGAGTGCTGGGCCACCTGCCCACACTCCCCTCGACACACGGCCAGCATAGTCGACGTCCCGCCCACAAGCGAGCAAGGGGAAGTGAGCACGGGGGTCACCTGCCCCCGCACCCCACCCTGCCCTCAGGCAAGGGGGTGATGCGACCACCTTGGTCGGCGTCGGCTGGAGCCGCCCCTGCAGCTGAGCAGGTGATGGCCGGCTACTGGGTCCCAAGGTCGCCACCGGCGCGGCCGCCCCGACCACCGCGGGAGGGGAGGGAACCGAGGCCACCTGCCCGGGTCCCCTGCCCAAACTGGTCATGTCACCGGTCGGCAACGCAGACACCTCCGCCGCGGTCCTCATCCGCGGCGAACCATCAGAAGGAGGGAGAGAAAGAGGGGCCACCTGCCCATGATCCTCCCCCCGCTCGACCGCAGTCATCTGAGTAACCGACGCCTCCAGGCACCCCTCGCTATAGCCAACAGCCGCTGCGAAGTCTAGAGGAGGGAGCGTGCATTCTAGCACGTCCTCAGACTCAACTCGATCACTCCACAACCTAGGAGGAGCAGAAACTGGCTCAAATGAATCGAATCTCAGAGTTCTCATCGGCATTGTAACTGAAGAAGCGGCCCCAGTCCCGGGCGTCTGCGAAGTGGAACCCGGGCCATTGGACAACTCACACCCAACCTCCTCCCCTCGTGCATCCATATTTCCGGATCCATCATCCTTATCATGCATATCCACATCCGTCCCTGCCAGAGCCTCAGCAAAGAGATCTGTATCCTCAAACTCAATCTCTAGGTTAAATACCTGGCCCCTATAAGTCCACTTGACCATGTCAGGCACAAACACAATGTCTAGGACACTCACCAGCAGTCAGGCCACCCCCGTGAGCTGGGGTGAAAGCCATGTCCACCCTCTCGGTTTTCCCGACCAAAATCCCCAAGCTAGCAGCAACCCGAGCATCCTGAAGCGGCTTTGATGGAGCCCCTGAGAAACGTAATCAGACCTGAGTGAGAGGCTTGCCCTGTGGCTCGATCTTCTTCCACTCATGGAACTCAAGGATGCACTCTGTGCCAGGTACTCTGCACAGCCCAAAACTTAGAAGACGCTCCAAATCCTCTGTTGTAGGGAAGTCAACCTTATACGTATTGGCGTCGAGACGAGTAAGCTCCCACTGAAAATTACCTGGAGCCAGCTCACTGAGCCTGTGCATAATCTGTGCCTCAGACACATCACCTTTCGTGACTTTGACAACCCCCGTGGTCGTGCTCTGGGGTTCCTCAGGTATCTCCCTCGCACTAGGAGACTCAAAAAACATCATCTCAGCACAATAAACTCCATAAATGGTGATGCTCGGCAGCTGATCACGCAAAATTGGGCACTCCCCCGTGTCATGCACAGGCTTGAGGCAGGTATCACAAAGCTCAGTCACACATTCAGCTATAAAGTGCCCCCTCTCACCACAGCGATAGCACAACATCTTCTCCTTTTTACGAGCCCACTTGGAGGCTCTATCCGCATCTGTCTTGTCGGCGGCACCGGCAGCATCCGACACCAAGGTATCAGTCTCAGGCACCTCAGCATTGGCCAGCGCCGTCACCACCTCCATAGCCTGACCAGACACATCCGGCATCTGACCGATAGCAACCACCTCTGAGGATATCGTCGGCTCCACCACAACAGACAGAGGAGGTTGGCGATAGTCGTTCCTACCACCGCGACCACCACGATGACCTTGGTATCCACCTCGCTGCTGGTAATCTGGGCCAGATGCCCCCTCAACAAAACCACCCGTGGGGCCGTAGAACGGTCTTTCAGCTGAACCATCACTTTGCCATGCATATCCGCGCCTGCCGCCCGCCGACGACGAACCACGATGATGGCCATCCCCATAGGCATTGTAACCATCGTCACCCCATTGTCCCCGAGGTTGTCCAATACCGCCGCGGTTAACCGGTACATGAGCAACATCCGCACCTCCTTCACCCACATGCACATGTTGAGGCGGTACTTGAGTCTGCACCGCACGACACGTTGTTGAGGCGGCCTAGCCACATAGtggggcggcggcgccgtccacggCTACTGCCCAGGTGCCGCCCACGGTTGCTGCCCAAGCACCGGTGCCTGCTTGCAAGGAGCAATGCCGACCACACCGGGCTGCGGCGGCCTAAGTCCGTTGCCGCGCCCTAAAACAGCAGGTGCGGGTGCCTGTGCAACCGGCCCGGGTGCCGGCGGCCTAGGATCGGAGCCTCCGCCACGACCCGCCGACCCTGTAGCCTGCGTCGTCCCGGCAGCCATCTTGGACTTCTGAACCGGCGGAGCACCACCACCTCGCCCCTGTCGGCGCATTCCCGGCAACAACCGGCGTTTTCTGCCCAGTCATAGCAGCACCACCTCGACTAGCCATTGCCGCGAGGGGGGGGGGGATGCGTACTGCGCGTCCTGCACCGCACGCCGCGAAGCCTGGCATCGCACAACGCCGTGTAACCCTAGGAGGCGGCGCTGAACAGTCTTGCGATCGATTCACGATCTGGAGCATGCACGGGCCGTAGCACCGAACCGATGTGGAGTCCGTGATAACCTGAGCCTCATACCCAGTTATCCCCGACCCACTCTGATTCGGCCTAAGCTGGGCTGCCTTCCTCTTCACAGACCGGGCCCAATTCGCCTCAGCCGCATCTGGCCCACCAGCGCCGATCAGGGAATTCAAACGTCGGAGCCGCGCGTGGCGGATCTCAGCTGGCCGCCGGCGCcggcaccgccaccgccgccgccagccgtttcttttttctttctctcgACCATCTTCCAAGCACCCGCTTCAAAATAATCGAAAAGTTTGGAAATACATACCTTGGGTAGAGGACCGCGCCATGGTTGGATCGCCGATGCCGCCGTGCGACGATGGACAACACGGCGAACTTGGCCTACCTTGTTAGTTTTGACTTTATTATCCGATGCTCATGAATTCTAGCTTCCAGTTTTTCCGTCTGTCTTTCTTCGGTTTGCTGTCTGAAAATCTGCCAATCGCAATCAGACCGTGCCTCTAGATCTGTGAAATCACGATATAAAAGAGCCGCAGGACAATCCCATATAGGATCAAGATGGCATAAAATCAttgggtgtgtctagggcacatctagatgtgctctagttattacacatctaagtgagtgaattaagcatagagagaaagagaaaaaagaaaaagaaaatatctaCGCGAATCTCAACATAAAATCAATGACatgggacttagatgtgcaatacttatagcacatctagatgtgctttagcaaaactgaaaaTCATTTTCAATACTGTTGGCGGCGGTATCAATAGCAAAATTTACCATGCAGAATATGTTATGACGTGGCAGAGAATAAAAGAGTCGGGAGAGCTCACTTGTATGCTCATATGCCAACAAGCCAAGTACAAACTCTTGATGAAAAGATATACTACCTCCAGCCGGCATTACTTGACGCTGAAACAACAgtttttcaagtaatttcaaacgGAGGTACTATGTTTTTTTTCTGCCTATAGCTCAACTTAAGATACACGTGATCCCTTAGAGTAATCATGTGGTGCATTATTGGCTGATGACAAAGACACTAGTACCCATAATCAAGCTCACAATTTGTTGGACATTCTCTAGGGCCTCttccaatgctccaccttgtacaggtgctaagccttttatgtaggcaaaaaatctgatgtggcaagttatttaagagaagagagatgagtgtggtgactCAGAAAGAAACAATGCTAAGCGCGTGAACCTAGACAAAATATTTAAAGGAAGAAAGCTCACCAATACATGAAGAGGTTTAGTTactaaatcattaaatgaagcaaacttagcaaccataaggcctctcccaatgctccaccttgtacaggtgctaaggttGCCAACTAAGCAAAAAATATGATGTGGCATGCTAGTTAAGAAGAAAGAGAGTAGTATGGTGATCCCAGAAAGAAATggcgctaagcacgtgtacctaggtggaaGCACAATTTTGAGTCTACAACGAATTAAATGCATAAAGCTTAGCACCTTTACATtgtggacttgagttgctaagacatttaatatgcttagcacctcatctaagcacatttGCATTTGGGGAGGTCTAAGCTAAGGTCTAAGCTAAGCACCTATACATTGGAGAGTAAAGTAGTTAAACTATTTAATGTACTTAGCACCTCAGCAGCCTAAGCCATGAAATTTTATaaagctgcccatgggccataagtATACGTGTAAGTTATAGCGAAGCCCATGAAATTCAACACGATTTGGTGAGAATTTTAAATCCACAACGCTCACGTACTTTCAAGTGTTTTGCACCGCCACAGCCCCATTGATGGGAACCGAATGCATCCGTGATATAAGTACGCGCGCTGCCCCAACGCTTTCCGCGCGCGCGCGGGACCAACGCCCACTACTCCGCGATCGTACGCCTCCGGCTCCACAAAGCTCTCCTCAAACCGTTGGCCAGGCAGCTCGGCTCCGCCACCGCGCTCCGCAGCGAGGCCGTGCGAGCCGGGCGACATGGGCGCGGTGGCGAGGCTgcaggcggcggtggcgtcgggcaGGGCGGAGGGCCTCCTCCGGGGcgcgtgcgcggcggcggcggcggcgtcggcgctgCTCCTGGGCCTGAGCGCGCAGACCAAGACGGTGCTCTTCGTCCGGAAGAAGGCCGTGCCCAAGGACGTCGAGGCCCTCTGGTACGTCCATGTTCGGTCACAGATGTACGACTAAGCTTTCACAACGATCCTGATCGGATGCTCGCCGTGTGTGCCAACCAGGGTGCTGATCGTGGCGGCGGCCGTGGCCGCGGGGTACCACGCGGCGCGGCTCCTCAAGCGGCTCTGCTCCGGCGGCCGCTTCGCCGGCGGCGACGACGGCCGGGGCTGCGCCAGGGCGGTCGCGTGGGCGTGTTTCCTCCTCGACAAGGTAACCAAACCAACCAACCGATTAATCCCCACCGAATTGATTTTGCTTCCGCGAAACACACAGCGGCAACCTGTAGCTTCATCAACTAGTTAGCTAGACCGGATCACCGGAGAGTCGTGGTGAGcgcaggaaggaaggaggaaacaggccgGACGCGTGCGCGCGCTCGGCGCCCAACCGTTTCCCATTAATACGCATCGAGTGGAATCATCGTGAGCCGCCGGCTACAGCGACGCGCGGGTGCGCGCGTCGCGCGTGGGCACTGCGCGGTCGCTTTTCGCCACGGCTAGGTAGCAGCAGCGGGAGGACGGTAATGGCGGGTGTGGATTTTTCCGGCTGTCGTTTTTGATCGGACAGCCGAGCCGTTTTTGATCGGACAGCCGAGCCTTATAGCCAATTAAGGCCTCGCCTCCTTCGTTTTCCCTGTCGACCGCCGTTCCATTCCCGCCGCATTTCCTCTAGTACATTTCCTTTTATCGGTTAGGAAAGTGAACT from Triticum dicoccoides isolate Atlit2015 ecotype Zavitan chromosome 6A, WEW_v2.0, whole genome shotgun sequence encodes:
- the LOC119316308 gene encoding CASP-like protein 2C4, coding for MGAVARLQAAVASGRAEGLLRGACAAAAAASALLLGLSAQTKTVLFVRKKAVPKDVEALWVLIVAAAVAAGYHAARLLKRLCSGGRFAGGDDGRGCARAVAWACFLLDKGCAYVVFASAIAALQACFVALTGVEPLQWSRLCDIYTRFCVQGAFGMVCGLAAAVGMALLSVFSARDLFRLYSPAGRRQAQLRSESSQTGLMMSTNEMARESAGDD